In one Bacillus thuringiensis genomic region, the following are encoded:
- a CDS encoding nicotinate phosphoribosyltransferase, protein MKEIELKLKGEINRLTNKTFKFDERVGEGWFSAVYFLKTREIIEEFRPKSVVTMQFFQKENAVLCGTDEVIALLQTFAKNPEELEINSLKDGDKISPFETVLTIHGPYENFGFLEGVIDGILARRTSVATNVYNVVQAARSVDKEKPVIFMGDRDDHYTQQAGDGYAAYIGGMSAQATHAMNEWWGKSGMGTMPHALIQMFNGDVVEAAKAYHKKFPEDELVVLIDYNNDVITDALRVAREFGSTLKGVRVDTSRTMIDQYFIRHPEVLGTFDPRGVNPSLVFALRKALDEEGFQHVDIVVTGGFDEKRIREFEAQNVPVDIYGVGSSLLKMNIGFTGDNVELNGKPEAKAGRKYRPNPRLERVQLEKREEM, encoded by the coding sequence ATGAAAGAAATTGAATTAAAATTAAAAGGTGAAATAAATAGACTAACAAATAAAACATTTAAATTTGACGAACGTGTTGGAGAAGGTTGGTTCTCTGCCGTTTACTTTTTAAAAACTAGAGAAATCATCGAAGAATTTCGCCCGAAAAGTGTTGTAACGATGCAATTTTTCCAAAAGGAAAATGCAGTTCTTTGCGGAACGGATGAAGTAATTGCATTGCTACAAACATTCGCTAAAAATCCTGAGGAACTTGAAATTAACTCTTTAAAAGATGGCGATAAAATTAGTCCATTTGAAACAGTGTTAACAATTCATGGTCCTTATGAAAATTTCGGATTTTTAGAAGGTGTCATTGATGGGATTTTAGCTCGTCGTACATCGGTTGCGACAAACGTATATAACGTTGTCCAAGCTGCGCGTAGCGTAGATAAAGAAAAACCAGTTATTTTCATGGGAGATCGTGACGATCATTATACACAACAAGCTGGTGACGGTTATGCAGCATACATCGGAGGTATGAGCGCACAAGCGACGCATGCGATGAATGAATGGTGGGGCAAAAGTGGTATGGGGACGATGCCTCACGCATTAATTCAAATGTTTAATGGTGATGTTGTAGAAGCTGCAAAAGCATATCATAAGAAATTCCCAGAAGATGAATTAGTTGTATTAATTGATTACAACAATGATGTCATTACAGATGCACTTCGCGTAGCGCGTGAATTTGGATCAACATTAAAAGGTGTACGTGTAGATACGTCCCGCACGATGATTGATCAATACTTCATTCGCCACCCAGAAGTACTTGGAACATTCGATCCACGTGGTGTAAACCCATCGCTTGTATTCGCACTTCGTAAAGCACTTGATGAAGAAGGATTCCAGCATGTAGACATCGTTGTAACTGGTGGATTTGATGAGAAGCGTATTCGTGAATTTGAAGCTCAAAACGTACCTGTTGACATATACGGGGTAGGAAGTAGCTTATTAAAAATGAATATTGGCTTTACTGGTGATAACGTAGAATTAAATGGAAAACCAGAAGCGAAAGCTGGTCGTAAATATCGTCCAAACCCACGTTTAGAGCGTGTTCAATTAGAAAAAAGAGAAGAGATGTAA
- a CDS encoding bifunctional 3-deoxy-7-phosphoheptulonate synthase/chorismate mutase, which yields MASQQLGRLRSKIDQLNLQILELLNERGRLVQEVGNLKEIQGVKRFDPVRERNMLDLIAENNNGPFETSTLQHIFKQIFQAGLELQEDDHRKALLVSRKKKTEDTIVEINGEKIGDGNQHFIMGPCAVESYEQVRQVAEAMKEQGLKLMRGGAFKPRTSPYDFQGLGLEGLQILRQVADEYDLAVISEILNPNDIEMSLDYVDVIQIGARNMQNFDLLRAAGAVNKPVLLKRGLSATIEEFINAAEYIMAKGNGNIILCERGIRTYERATRNTLDISAVPILKKETHLPVVVDVTHSTGRRDLLLPTAKAALAIGADAIMAEVHPDPAVALSDAAQQMNIPQFNDFMNELKSFGSKL from the coding sequence ATGGCATCACAACAATTAGGTCGTTTACGTTCTAAAATTGATCAACTTAATTTACAAATATTAGAGTTACTAAACGAAAGAGGTCGTCTCGTACAAGAAGTTGGTAATTTAAAAGAAATACAAGGTGTGAAACGTTTTGATCCTGTACGTGAAAGAAATATGCTGGATTTAATTGCAGAGAATAATAATGGTCCATTTGAAACTTCGACTTTACAACATATTTTCAAACAAATTTTTCAAGCTGGTTTAGAATTACAAGAAGATGATCATCGTAAAGCATTACTTGTTTCTCGTAAGAAAAAAACAGAAGATACAATTGTTGAAATTAATGGTGAAAAAATTGGTGACGGAAATCAGCATTTTATTATGGGACCGTGTGCAGTGGAAAGTTATGAACAAGTACGTCAAGTTGCTGAAGCAATGAAAGAGCAAGGTCTGAAATTAATGCGTGGTGGTGCGTTCAAACCACGTACTTCACCGTATGATTTTCAAGGTCTTGGATTAGAGGGATTACAAATTTTGCGCCAGGTAGCAGATGAATATGATTTGGCTGTTATTAGTGAAATTTTAAATCCGAATGATATTGAGATGTCATTAGATTACGTTGATGTTATTCAAATTGGCGCTCGCAATATGCAAAACTTTGATTTGCTAAGGGCAGCTGGTGCTGTAAATAAACCAGTATTATTAAAACGTGGTCTATCAGCAACGATCGAAGAATTCATTAATGCGGCAGAATATATTATGGCAAAGGGAAATGGAAACATTATTTTATGTGAACGAGGTATTCGCACGTATGAAAGAGCGACGCGTAATACGCTTGATATTTCCGCTGTGCCGATTTTAAAGAAAGAAACACATTTACCTGTCGTTGTCGATGTAACGCATTCTACAGGGCGACGTGACCTTCTCTTACCAACTGCAAAAGCAGCGCTGGCAATTGGTGCAGACGCAATTATGGCTGAAGTACATCCAGATCCAGCTGTAGCTTTATCAGATGCGGCGCAGCAAATGAATATACCGCAGTTCAATGATTTTATGAATGAATTAAAATCATTTGGAAGTAAATTATAA
- a CDS encoding DUF948 domain-containing protein — MQVLLYVSAAIIAVAFAVLVVYVCRTLLSVQKTLENVASTLEGLEKQMQGISVETEQLLHKTNALADDIQQKSQSLNKVVAGVDGIGTTIQSLNTKLRNVSDSVTDEIENNADKVAQVVQWSSAAIEVYNHYRASRQEKKVEKEERKLERIEKKAEKKEKRSRFRMRGES; from the coding sequence ATGCAAGTTCTTTTATATGTAAGTGCGGCTATTATCGCGGTTGCTTTCGCAGTATTAGTAGTGTATGTATGCAGAACGTTGTTATCGGTTCAGAAGACGTTAGAAAACGTTGCAAGCACGTTAGAAGGTTTAGAAAAACAAATGCAAGGAATTAGCGTAGAGACAGAGCAATTATTACATAAGACGAATGCGTTAGCTGATGATATTCAACAGAAGTCACAGTCATTAAATAAAGTGGTAGCGGGTGTAGATGGGATTGGAACGACAATCCAATCTTTAAATACGAAGCTTCGTAATGTATCAGACTCTGTAACGGATGAAATTGAAAATAACGCTGATAAAGTAGCGCAAGTTGTACAGTGGAGCAGTGCGGCGATTGAAGTATACAATCATTACCGTGCGTCGAGACAAGAGAAGAAGGTTGAAAAAGAAGAGCGTAAATTAGAAAGAATTGAGAAAAAAGCTGAAAAGAAAGAGAAGCGCTCTAGATTTCGTATGAGAGGTGAATCGTGA
- the murC gene encoding UDP-N-acetylmuramate--L-alanine ligase — MTVYHFVGIKGTGMSSLAQILHDMKHTVQGSDYEKRFFTQTALEKRSISILPFDKNNVEEGQVIIAGNAFPDTHEEIVAAKELNIPVHRYHHFLGDLMNQYTSVAVTGAHGKTSTTGLLAHVMQGAHPTSYLIGDGTGHGVENSKYFVFEACEYRRHFLSYNPDYAIMTNIDFDHPDYFADINDVFSAFQEMALQVKKGIIACGDDEELQKIQAKVPVIFYGFGEDNDFQARNIQKRTDGTIFDVFVRNTYYDTFKITGYGNHSVLNALAVIALCHYENVDVEAVKHQLTTFEGVKRRFNEKPMGEQVIIDDYAHHPTEINATIEAARQKHPEREIVAVFQPHTFSRTEKFLDEFAESLSKADQVYLCDIFGSARENKGELTIEDLQKRIDGAELITDTTTDVLKKHKNGVLIFMGAGDIQKFEAAYVKEVQVAEK; from the coding sequence ATGACAGTTTACCATTTTGTAGGAATTAAAGGAACAGGAATGAGTTCATTAGCGCAAATTCTTCATGATATGAAGCATACTGTTCAAGGGTCTGATTATGAAAAGCGTTTCTTTACACAAACAGCGTTGGAAAAGCGTAGTATCTCGATCCTTCCTTTTGATAAGAATAATGTAGAAGAAGGACAAGTGATTATTGCAGGAAATGCATTTCCTGATACGCATGAAGAAATCGTAGCAGCAAAAGAATTAAACATCCCAGTCCATCGTTACCATCATTTCTTAGGTGACCTGATGAACCAATACACAAGTGTTGCTGTAACTGGTGCACATGGAAAAACATCAACAACTGGTTTGTTAGCCCATGTAATGCAAGGTGCACACCCTACATCTTACCTTATTGGAGATGGAACAGGGCATGGGGTAGAAAATAGTAAGTATTTTGTATTTGAAGCTTGTGAGTATCGTCGTCATTTCTTGTCTTATAATCCAGACTATGCAATTATGACGAATATTGATTTTGATCATCCAGATTATTTTGCAGACATCAATGATGTATTCAGTGCATTCCAAGAGATGGCATTGCAAGTGAAAAAAGGCATTATTGCATGTGGAGATGATGAAGAACTTCAAAAAATTCAAGCGAAAGTACCTGTTATTTTCTATGGATTTGGAGAAGATAATGATTTCCAAGCACGCAACATCCAAAAGAGAACAGATGGCACGATATTCGATGTATTCGTTCGTAACACGTACTATGATACGTTCAAAATTACAGGATACGGCAATCACAGCGTATTAAATGCGTTAGCAGTAATCGCGCTTTGCCATTATGAAAATGTTGATGTAGAAGCAGTTAAGCATCAGCTAACAACTTTTGAAGGCGTAAAACGTCGCTTTAATGAAAAACCGATGGGAGAGCAAGTAATCATCGATGACTACGCACACCATCCGACAGAGATTAATGCAACGATTGAAGCAGCTCGTCAAAAACATCCAGAGCGTGAAATTGTCGCTGTATTCCAGCCACACACATTTTCACGTACAGAAAAGTTCTTAGATGAGTTCGCTGAAAGCTTAAGCAAAGCTGACCAAGTATATTTATGTGATATTTTCGGATCAGCACGTGAAAACAAAGGTGAATTAACAATTGAAGATCTGCAAAAGCGTATTGACGGTGCAGAACTAATTACAGATACAACAACGGATGTATTAAAGAAACATAAAAACGGCGTTCTAATTTTCATGGGCGCAGGTGACATCCAAAAATTCGAAGCAGCCTATGTAAAAGAAGTTCAAGTTGCAGAGAAATAA
- a CDS encoding PH domain-containing protein, translating to MNFPIQRSKSVVIFVCLTLAFMCIYPIVMLFTNRAHWMSALIGMGLCFLVNVPLVWEVFIKKHKVENGVLKYGILNDDIVLKEIRIIRQVGKYLEITTNAYKVHMVAMPQNMNEFLALIEKENPHVKIEMVEKK from the coding sequence ATGAACTTTCCAATTCAAAGAAGTAAGTCAGTAGTCATTTTCGTTTGTCTTACGTTAGCTTTTATGTGTATATATCCAATTGTCATGCTTTTCACTAATAGAGCGCATTGGATGTCAGCGTTGATTGGGATGGGTTTATGCTTCCTTGTAAATGTACCACTCGTTTGGGAAGTATTTATTAAAAAACATAAAGTAGAAAATGGTGTATTAAAGTACGGCATTTTAAATGACGATATCGTATTGAAAGAGATAAGAATCATTCGTCAAGTTGGGAAATACCTTGAAATTACGACGAATGCATACAAAGTACATATGGTTGCGATGCCGCAAAATATGAATGAATTTTTGGCGCTTATCGAGAAAGAAAATCCACATGTGAAAATAGAAATGGTAGAGAAGAAATAA
- a CDS encoding GNAT family N-acetyltransferase: MNEKICIVPYEGTFQEEIVDLIVHIQQKEYNVPITKEEQPDLLEIETFYQKDHGNFWVAIYDGKVVGTVALLDIENHQVALRKMFVQKEFRGKEWGASYMLLQTAISWAEDKKLKDIYLGTTVKFLAAHRFYEKNGFESVSIDELPKNFPVLQVDKKFYRYIV; encoded by the coding sequence ATGAACGAGAAGATTTGTATTGTTCCATATGAAGGTACGTTTCAAGAGGAAATTGTAGATCTTATCGTTCATATTCAGCAAAAAGAGTATAATGTTCCCATTACGAAAGAAGAGCAACCTGATTTACTTGAAATAGAAACGTTCTATCAAAAGGATCACGGAAACTTTTGGGTAGCAATTTATGATGGTAAAGTAGTTGGAACAGTAGCTTTATTAGATATTGAGAATCATCAAGTAGCGCTAAGAAAAATGTTCGTACAAAAAGAGTTTCGTGGAAAAGAATGGGGCGCATCATATATGTTGCTTCAAACAGCAATTTCATGGGCTGAGGATAAAAAGTTGAAAGATATTTATTTAGGAACAACAGTAAAATTTTTAGCGGCACATCGTTTTTATGAAAAGAATGGTTTTGAAAGTGTGAGTATAGATGAGTTGCCGAAAAACTTTCCGGTGCTACAAGTAGATAAGAAATTTTATAGGTACATTGTGTAA
- a CDS encoding aminopeptidase — protein sequence MKDPRIEKLAYNLINYSIRLQKGEKVLIENFGLQKELVTALVKEAYAAGGFPFVSLKDHQVDRSLLMGATEEHFEQIAAYEASVMKDMDAYIGLRSGDNINEQADVPSERMKVHGQTVGKKVHRDIRVPKTRWVVLRYPNASMAQLAKMSTEAFEDFYFEVCNLDYGKMDKAMDSLVTLMNKTDKVRLTGPGTDLTFSIKDIPAIKCSGHLNIPDGEVYSAPVRDSVNGTVSYNTPSPYNGYTFENVQLKFENGQIVEATANDTERINKIFDTDEGARYVGEFAIGVNPYILHPMGDILFDEKIDGSFHFTPGQAYDDAWNGNNSNIHWDLVCIQRPEYGGGEIYFDDVLIRKDGRFVVPELEALNPENLK from the coding sequence ATGAAAGATCCACGTATTGAAAAGTTAGCATACAATTTAATTAACTACTCTATCCGCTTACAAAAAGGTGAAAAAGTATTAATTGAAAACTTTGGCTTACAAAAAGAACTTGTAACTGCACTTGTAAAAGAAGCATATGCAGCTGGTGGTTTCCCATTCGTCTCTTTAAAAGATCATCAAGTAGATCGCTCTTTATTAATGGGTGCTACTGAAGAACATTTCGAACAAATCGCTGCATATGAAGCAAGCGTAATGAAAGACATGGACGCTTATATCGGCCTTCGCTCTGGCGATAATATTAATGAACAAGCTGACGTTCCAAGTGAGCGTATGAAAGTTCATGGCCAAACAGTTGGTAAAAAAGTTCATAGAGACATTCGCGTTCCGAAAACGCGCTGGGTTGTTCTTCGCTACCCAAATGCTTCTATGGCACAGCTTGCTAAAATGAGTACAGAAGCTTTCGAAGACTTCTACTTCGAAGTTTGTAACTTAGACTACGGTAAAATGGATAAGGCGATGGATAGCCTTGTTACATTAATGAATAAAACAGATAAAGTTCGTTTAACTGGTCCCGGAACTGACTTAACATTCTCTATTAAAGACATTCCAGCAATTAAATGCTCAGGTCATTTAAACATTCCAGACGGTGAAGTATACTCTGCACCAGTTCGTGATTCTGTTAACGGTACAGTTTCTTACAACACACCATCTCCTTACAACGGTTATACATTTGAAAATGTACAACTTAAGTTTGAGAATGGTCAAATCGTTGAAGCAACTGCAAACGATACAGAGCGCATTAACAAAATCTTCGATACAGACGAAGGCGCACGCTACGTTGGTGAGTTCGCAATCGGCGTAAACCCATACATCTTACATCCAATGGGAGACATCCTATTCGATGAAAAAATCGATGGCAGCTTCCACTTCACTCCTGGACAAGCTTACGACGATGCATGGAACGGCAACAACTCGAACATTCACTGGGATTTAGTATGCATCCAGCGCCCTGAATACGGCGGTGGCGAAATTTACTTCGACGACGTACTAATCCGTAAAGACGGACGCTTCGTTGTACCTGAATTAGAAGCTTTAAACCCAGAGAACTTAAAATAA
- a CDS encoding GNAT family N-acetyltransferase, with amino-acid sequence MFTLRVDDEIELQLLEKHHKEELYQLLDQNRNHLRKWLPWVDGTKSADAYDEIFPMWLKKFAEGDGFESGIRYKGKLVGMVGIHPVSWGKKATSLGYYLAEDAGGKGIMTRSVKAVLHYAFENLKLNKIEIRCGVGNAKSRAIPERLGFKLDGILRDEEWLYDHFHDIAVYSLLASEWKEIR; translated from the coding sequence ATGTTCACACTCCGAGTAGATGACGAAATCGAACTACAATTATTAGAAAAACATCATAAAGAGGAATTATATCAATTATTAGATCAAAACCGTAATCATTTACGGAAATGGCTCCCTTGGGTAGATGGGACAAAATCTGCTGATGCTTATGATGAGATTTTTCCGATGTGGTTAAAGAAGTTTGCAGAGGGAGATGGTTTTGAAAGTGGCATACGTTACAAAGGAAAGCTCGTTGGGATGGTAGGTATTCATCCAGTGAGCTGGGGGAAGAAAGCGACGAGTCTTGGGTATTATCTTGCAGAAGATGCTGGCGGGAAAGGTATTATGACGCGTAGCGTAAAGGCTGTACTTCACTATGCATTTGAAAATTTAAAGCTGAATAAAATTGAAATTCGTTGCGGTGTTGGAAATGCGAAGAGTCGCGCAATTCCAGAGCGTTTAGGATTTAAGTTAGATGGTATTTTACGAGATGAAGAATGGCTATATGATCATTTTCATGATATCGCTGTATATAGTTTACTAGCTTCAGAATGGAAAGAGATTCGATGA
- a CDS encoding CamS family sex pheromone protein, which produces MKKMALSFAVVSLLLGACSNDSNTISKKDEVIQKDTKEKSMIPRTAVSKDYYRTVIPLKEQKVINTANIKTNSKLDLAEYENGLINIATQQFDTESHVLQLNQYIPEKLVDELVAKVEAPVLTNIIEQDYFGKQNSNELSLSGVMIGLAMSSSVSNEEAMSKGSEVAKQLIEAINKNDKYNKSPITFAIFKQESTSSLKNGTYIASATVQKNDTNLGNWSTIDEKSYSYPSDEFTQAHGEDNTKINNFAKEIKGFSNGDFIPVNAKVSYKKDQMDTLNMNIVIKYNGKTELMALTQLAAQGMLDKLPKDAKVQLQIKSESKIEAVIIKEKNSDKPFVSFL; this is translated from the coding sequence ATGAAGAAAATGGCATTATCCTTCGCGGTCGTAAGTTTATTACTGGGAGCTTGTAGTAACGATAGTAATACGATTAGTAAGAAGGATGAAGTTATACAAAAAGATACAAAAGAAAAAAGTATGATTCCGAGAACTGCTGTTTCTAAAGATTATTATAGAACTGTTATTCCTTTAAAAGAACAAAAGGTTATTAATACAGCTAATATAAAAACAAATTCTAAATTAGATTTAGCAGAGTATGAAAATGGTTTAATAAATATTGCAACGCAACAATTTGATACAGAGAGTCACGTACTGCAATTAAATCAGTATATTCCAGAGAAACTAGTTGATGAACTAGTTGCGAAAGTAGAAGCGCCAGTTTTGACGAATATTATAGAACAAGACTATTTTGGAAAACAGAATTCAAATGAATTAAGTTTATCTGGTGTTATGATTGGCTTAGCTATGTCTTCAAGTGTATCGAATGAAGAAGCTATGTCTAAAGGGTCTGAAGTTGCTAAACAACTTATTGAAGCTATTAACAAAAATGATAAGTATAACAAATCTCCAATTACGTTTGCTATCTTTAAGCAAGAAAGTACTAGTTCTTTAAAAAATGGTACGTATATTGCTAGTGCTACTGTTCAAAAGAATGATACGAACCTTGGAAATTGGAGTACAATTGATGAAAAGTCGTATTCATATCCTTCTGATGAATTTACACAAGCACATGGAGAAGATAATACAAAAATAAATAACTTTGCTAAGGAAATAAAAGGTTTTTCTAATGGAGATTTTATTCCAGTCAACGCTAAAGTTTCTTATAAGAAAGATCAAATGGATACATTAAATATGAATATTGTTATTAAATATAACGGTAAAACAGAATTAATGGCTCTTACCCAATTGGCTGCTCAAGGCATGTTAGACAAATTGCCTAAAGATGCGAAAGTACAATTACAGATTAAGTCCGAGAGTAAAATTGAGGCCGTTATTATAAAAGAGAAAAACAGTGATAAACCGTTTGTTTCCTTCTTGTAA
- the ytxJ gene encoding bacillithiol system redox-active protein YtxJ — MNMTKLETIEELEVLVEKNEPYVLFKHSTTCPISHGAYTEFQAYCSEERAVPAYYLYVQDARDVSNRVAEQYSIKHESPQVLYIKDGIVVWNTSHWNIKKDALEENIK; from the coding sequence ATGAATATGACAAAACTTGAAACAATTGAAGAGCTTGAAGTCTTAGTAGAAAAGAATGAGCCGTATGTTCTTTTTAAACATAGTACGACATGCCCGATTAGTCACGGTGCATACACAGAATTTCAAGCGTATTGCAGTGAAGAAAGAGCGGTACCAGCGTATTACTTATACGTACAAGACGCGAGAGATGTGTCGAATCGTGTTGCAGAACAGTACAGCATTAAACATGAATCTCCGCAAGTGTTATACATAAAAGATGGGATCGTAGTATGGAATACGTCTCATTGGAACATTAAAAAAGACGCTTTAGAAGAGAATATTAAGTAA